A single window of Deinococcus sp. KSM4-11 DNA harbors:
- the mutL gene encoding DNA mismatch repair endonuclease MutL yields the protein MIHVLPPHVARLIAAGEVVSRPLDVVRELVDNALDAGATRIEIEVEDGGLRVVRVRDNGVGIPAASVALAAVRHATSKLAPDAAAVERVTTLGFRGEALWAAAQAGELHLVTRPAAQVGAAEVHAQGEDVRVGRVSAPAGTTVTVSGLFEALPARLRTQLPATVEVREITALLGRYVLHHPGVHWRVTVDGEARLTHAPADHRGAVASVYGPLSANRVLMVEAPGVRGVVSRPELTRARRDRMHFSVNGRPVLAPPELEKAVIEGYTELLPSGVAPLCVLDLTVAPEDHNPNVHPAKQMVALADLAGVAARVREAVASALAAHPLARLAPALSAPPQPVRDAGGTSFPDLGLVGVYQNLYLLAQGEGDLWVVDAHAAHERALYERLTRGLGEAPPVELPEPELLHLTPEQTARLHERAPQLQGWGLTLEDFGAGLARLRTLPASLAALAVPRLHEQIVEAALGDSPDPRRDVLARLACAPALKAGMIDHARGELVLAALAACEHPWACPHGRPTVLRLPERDLAHAFGRRGVRDVARGRDDVPGLNR from the coding sequence GTGATTCACGTCCTGCCGCCGCATGTGGCCCGCCTGATCGCGGCGGGCGAGGTGGTGTCCCGGCCGCTGGACGTAGTGCGGGAACTGGTGGACAACGCCCTGGATGCCGGGGCGACCCGGATCGAGATCGAGGTCGAGGACGGCGGTCTGCGTGTGGTGCGTGTGCGCGACAACGGCGTGGGCATTCCGGCGGCGTCGGTGGCCCTGGCGGCCGTGCGGCACGCGACGAGCAAGCTCGCGCCGGACGCGGCGGCCGTGGAGCGCGTGACTACCCTGGGCTTCCGGGGCGAGGCGCTGTGGGCGGCGGCGCAGGCGGGAGAACTGCATCTCGTGACCCGACCGGCCGCGCAGGTGGGGGCGGCCGAGGTGCACGCGCAGGGCGAGGACGTGCGCGTGGGCCGCGTCTCCGCTCCGGCGGGAACGACCGTCACGGTGTCGGGGCTGTTCGAGGCGCTGCCCGCGCGCCTGCGCACCCAGCTCCCGGCCACGGTCGAGGTGCGCGAGATCACGGCGCTGCTGGGCCGCTACGTGCTGCACCATCCGGGTGTGCACTGGCGGGTCACGGTGGATGGCGAGGCCCGCCTGACGCACGCGCCCGCCGATCATCGAGGCGCGGTCGCCAGCGTGTACGGGCCGCTCAGTGCGAACCGCGTGCTGATGGTCGAGGCGCCGGGCGTGCGCGGCGTGGTGTCGCGCCCGGAGCTGACGCGGGCGCGACGTGACCGCATGCACTTCAGCGTGAACGGCCGCCCGGTACTGGCTCCGCCGGAACTGGAGAAGGCCGTGATCGAGGGTTACACGGAACTGCTGCCCTCAGGAGTCGCGCCTCTGTGCGTGCTCGACCTGACGGTCGCCCCGGAGGATCACAACCCGAACGTCCACCCGGCCAAGCAGATGGTGGCGCTGGCCGATCTGGCGGGCGTCGCGGCCCGCGTGCGTGAGGCCGTGGCGTCGGCCCTCGCCGCGCACCCGCTGGCGCGGCTGGCCCCGGCGCTGAGTGCCCCACCCCAGCCCGTGCGCGACGCGGGCGGCACCTCGTTTCCTGACCTGGGTCTGGTCGGCGTGTACCAGAACCTGTACCTGCTGGCCCAGGGCGAGGGTGACCTGTGGGTCGTGGACGCGCACGCCGCCCATGAACGCGCCCTGTACGAACGCCTGACCCGTGGGCTGGGCGAGGCCCCGCCGGTGGAGTTGCCGGAACCGGAACTGCTGCACCTGACCCCCGAACAGACCGCCCGGCTGCACGAACGCGCCCCGCAGTTGCAGGGCTGGGGCCTGACGCTGGAGGACTTCGGCGCGGGCCTGGCGCGGCTGCGCACCCTGCCCGCCAGTCTGGCCGCGCTGGCCGTGCCCCGGCTGCACGAGCAGATCGTGGAGGCCGCGCTGGGCGACTCGCCGGATCCCCGCCGGGACGTGCTGGCGCGGCTGGCCTGCGCTCCCGCCCTGAAGGCCGGCATGATCGATCACGCGCGCGGCGAGCTTGTGCTGGCCGCCCTGGCCGCCTGCGAGCACCCGTGGGCCTGTCCGCATGGCCGCCCGACCGTGCTCCGGCTCCCGGAACGCGATCTCGCGCACGCGTTCGGGCGGCGGGGGGTGCGCGACGTGGCGCGTGGGCGGGACGACGTGCCCGGCCTCAACCGCTGA
- a CDS encoding DUF1080 domain-containing protein → MRNDCTGTSRGRAVSMALRVSIPLLAGLALGACADATAPTAPASNPGPAASLLPQTVWTPLFNGTNLSDWTTWLPARGTGSDPERYFQVENGALHVLNVPVTAQEREFGYLTTTTAHSDYRLRLQYRWGDKTFAPRAGQPRDAGVLYHVTGPDGIWPSAVEFQIMEGNTGDLWALNGVNLSTTARSGGDGDPAYDPFGEPLTTAFPAGSYKRVQRAVPLPENAGGWNDLEMIVSGDEAVQVVDGQVTARVTGLRGPDGSPLTSGRIALQAEGAEVYYRNIDLRPLAYTPPPAGATVLLGPDATGADAWQSRAGGPADWPVQGGVMTVNSTAVPGDAASSNDVRSAQAFGDVHLHLEFKVPVTREDLPEQDRGNSGVFLQGRYEVQILDSFGQPLDGRNDLGAVYGQTDATSNAALPAGTWQTYDLQFRAARWQGGQKTEDARVTVYLNGEKVQDDVPIGVSTLLGAPQAESDGPVVLQDHGSAVQFRNIWVAPPDSGS, encoded by the coding sequence ATGCGGAACGACTGTACTGGAACGTCCCGAGGCCGGGCAGTGTCCATGGCGCTGCGGGTGTCGATCCCGCTGCTCGCCGGCCTGGCCCTGGGGGCCTGCGCCGATGCCACGGCGCCGACCGCTCCGGCTTCGAACCCTGGCCCGGCGGCCAGCCTGCTGCCGCAGACGGTCTGGACGCCGCTGTTCAACGGCACGAACCTGAGCGACTGGACGACGTGGCTGCCCGCACGTGGCACGGGCAGCGACCCGGAGCGGTACTTTCAGGTGGAGAACGGCGCGCTGCACGTCCTGAACGTTCCGGTCACGGCGCAGGAACGCGAGTTCGGTTATCTGACCACCACCACGGCGCACTCGGATTACCGCCTGCGCCTCCAGTACCGCTGGGGAGACAAGACCTTCGCGCCCCGCGCGGGCCAGCCGAGGGATGCGGGCGTGCTGTACCACGTGACCGGCCCGGACGGCATCTGGCCCAGTGCGGTGGAGTTCCAGATCATGGAGGGCAATACCGGAGATCTGTGGGCCCTGAACGGCGTCAACCTGTCCACCACGGCCCGGTCCGGCGGCGACGGCGACCCGGCCTACGATCCCTTCGGCGAGCCGCTTACGACGGCGTTTCCGGCCGGGAGTTACAAACGCGTGCAGCGTGCCGTGCCGCTGCCCGAGAACGCTGGCGGCTGGAACGACCTGGAGATGATCGTGTCGGGCGACGAGGCCGTGCAGGTCGTGGACGGCCAGGTGACCGCGCGGGTCACGGGCCTGCGCGGCCCGGACGGCTCCCCCCTCACCTCGGGCCGGATCGCCCTGCAGGCCGAGGGCGCGGAGGTGTACTACCGCAATATCGACCTGAGACCCCTGGCGTACACGCCTCCACCCGCCGGCGCGACGGTGCTGCTCGGCCCTGACGCGACCGGCGCGGATGCGTGGCAGTCGCGGGCGGGCGGCCCGGCAGACTGGCCCGTGCAGGGTGGCGTGATGACGGTGAACAGCACGGCCGTGCCCGGCGATGCGGCCAGCAGCAACGATGTCCGGAGTGCGCAGGCTTTCGGGGACGTGCACCTGCACCTAGAGTTCAAGGTGCCGGTCACGCGGGAGGATCTGCCGGAACAGGATCGGGGCAACAGCGGCGTGTTCCTGCAGGGCCGCTACGAGGTGCAGATCCTCGATTCCTTCGGGCAGCCCCTGGACGGGCGAAACGACCTGGGGGCCGTGTACGGGCAGACGGACGCCACTTCGAACGCGGCGCTGCCGGCGGGAACGTGGCAGACCTACGATCTCCAGTTCCGCGCGGCCCGATGGCAGGGCGGCCAGAAGACCGAGGACGCCCGCGTGACCGTCTACCTGAACGGCGAGAAGGTTCAGGACGACGTGCCCATCGGCGTCAGTACCCTGCTGGGCGCACCGCAGGCGGAGTCTGACGGGCCGGTGGTGCTTCAGGATCACGGGAGCGCCGTGCAGTTCCGGAACATCTGGGTCGCGCCGCCGGACAGCGGGTCGTAG
- a CDS encoding FAD-binding oxidoreductase: MNADALTALKARYGEHLSTSAPILEAHGRDESHPTVHPPHAVVFAQDEADVVDALSLAAEHGFPVTPFAVGSSLEGQVIPVQGGLSLDVSNLKRVLAIEPGGFQATVQPGVTYPELNRQARPHGLFFPVDPGAEASLGGMASTNASGTGAVRYGTMRDNVLELRVALMDGTVIRAGSKARKTSAGYDLKNLFIGAEGTLGVITEMTVKLWPLPAHVVVVRGTFPTVGAAAACAVTIMGAALQPERLELIDEHEIHAVNAYEHTDHPEAPTLWIELAAASESALEDTLGLCQELCQDAGAQHLGTARSAAERSKIWEARHHAYYAMGALYPGHARMSTDVCVPLHRLPDVLAASRDLCDRAGLHASFVGHVGDGNFHVLFHAPPDDHATWATIHRIYDEMITLALAAGGTSSGEHGVGLHKRGYLAQEHGDSLHVMRGLKTLLDPRGLLNPGKILP, from the coding sequence TTGAACGCCGACGCCCTGACCGCCCTGAAGGCCCGCTACGGCGAGCACCTGAGCACCTCGGCCCCGATCCTGGAAGCCCACGGGCGCGATGAGAGCCACCCGACGGTACACCCGCCCCACGCGGTCGTGTTCGCGCAGGACGAGGCGGACGTGGTAGACGCCCTCAGCCTCGCGGCCGAGCACGGCTTCCCAGTCACCCCCTTCGCGGTGGGCAGCAGCCTGGAAGGCCAGGTGATTCCCGTGCAGGGCGGCCTCTCGCTGGACGTGTCGAACCTCAAGCGCGTACTGGCCATCGAGCCCGGCGGCTTTCAGGCGACCGTGCAGCCGGGCGTGACGTACCCGGAACTGAACCGGCAGGCCCGGCCACATGGCCTGTTCTTCCCGGTCGATCCGGGTGCGGAGGCCAGTCTGGGCGGCATGGCCTCCACCAATGCCAGCGGCACGGGCGCGGTGCGCTACGGCACCATGCGCGACAACGTGCTGGAACTGCGCGTGGCCCTGATGGACGGCACGGTCATCCGCGCGGGCAGCAAGGCCCGCAAGACCAGCGCCGGGTACGACCTGAAGAACCTGTTCATCGGGGCGGAGGGCACGCTGGGCGTGATCACGGAAATGACCGTGAAGCTGTGGCCACTGCCCGCGCACGTGGTCGTGGTGCGCGGCACCTTCCCTACCGTCGGGGCGGCCGCCGCGTGCGCCGTGACGATCATGGGCGCCGCGCTGCAACCCGAACGGCTGGAGCTGATCGACGAGCATGAGATCCACGCCGTGAACGCGTACGAGCACACGGATCACCCGGAAGCGCCGACGTTGTGGATCGAACTCGCCGCCGCCAGCGAGAGCGCCCTGGAGGACACCCTGGGCCTGTGCCAGGAACTGTGCCAGGACGCGGGCGCCCAGCACCTGGGGACCGCCCGCAGCGCCGCCGAGCGGTCGAAGATCTGGGAGGCCCGGCACCACGCGTACTACGCCATGGGCGCCCTGTACCCCGGCCACGCGCGCATGAGCACGGACGTGTGCGTGCCGCTGCACCGCCTGCCGGACGTGCTGGCCGCCAGCCGCGACCTGTGCGACCGGGCGGGCCTGCATGCGAGTTTCGTGGGGCACGTCGGGGACGGGAACTTTCACGTGCTGTTCCACGCGCCGCCCGACGACCACGCCACCTGGGCCACCATCCACCGCATCTACGACGAGATGATCACGCTGGCCCTGGCGGCCGGCGGCACCTCTTCCGGCGAGCACGGCGTGGGGCTGCACAAGCGCGGCTATCTGGCGCAGGAACACGGGGACTCGCTGCACGTCATGCGTGGCCTGAAGACCCTGCTCGATCCGCGCGGCCTGCTGAACCCCGGCAAGATCCTGCCCTGA
- a CDS encoding basic amino acid ABC transporter substrate-binding protein yields MKTTRITLALGLSLLVAHASAQGCMTAIKASGLNIGTSPDYPPYESLDTSNKIVGFDIDLMNAIGKQMGVKVNVIGQSFDGLIPALMAKKIDMIAAGMTITDERKKSVNFSLPYFSGQNVIVVRKENSATRTLASLSGKSIAVQIGSAQEKLAQGVKGGNVKSYNLYTDAALAVQTRQADSMIVARPVALQFLKTYPDLMITGMLNKIDTGLAIRKDCTDVQNRVNAAIIQIRGSGEMDALVAKWFK; encoded by the coding sequence ATGAAGACGACCCGCATCACGCTCGCCCTCGGACTCAGCCTTCTCGTCGCGCACGCCAGCGCCCAGGGCTGCATGACCGCCATCAAGGCCAGCGGCCTGAACATCGGCACCAGCCCCGACTACCCCCCCTACGAGAGCCTCGACACCAGCAACAAGATCGTCGGCTTCGACATCGACCTCATGAACGCCATCGGCAAGCAGATGGGCGTCAAGGTCAACGTGATCGGCCAGAGCTTCGACGGCCTGATCCCCGCCCTGATGGCCAAGAAGATCGACATGATCGCCGCCGGCATGACCATCACCGACGAGCGCAAGAAGAGCGTGAACTTCAGCCTGCCGTACTTCTCCGGCCAGAACGTCATCGTCGTCCGCAAGGAGAACAGCGCCACCCGCACGCTCGCCAGCCTCAGCGGCAAGAGCATCGCCGTGCAGATCGGCAGCGCCCAGGAGAAACTGGCGCAGGGCGTCAAGGGCGGCAACGTCAAGTCCTATAACCTCTACACCGACGCCGCCCTGGCCGTCCAGACGCGCCAGGCCGACTCCATGATCGTCGCCCGGCCGGTGGCCCTCCAGTTCCTCAAGACCTACCCCGACCTGATGATCACCGGCATGCTGAATAAGATCGACACCGGCCTCGCCATCCGCAAGGACTGCACCGACGTGCAGAACCGCGTGAACGCCGCCATCATCCAGATCCGGGGGAGCGGCGAGATGGACGCCCTGGTCGCCAAGTGGTTCAAGTAA
- a CDS encoding amino acid ABC transporter permease — MDFNLIWQNIPYLLQGAAMTLKITALALVFGVLLGTLVALARLSPLRWLAGLALAYIELIRGTPMLVQIFLIFFGLPQLLQHPINEFAAGVIAFSINSSAYVAEIVRSGIQSIARGQTEASLSLGFTPTDTLRYIVLPQAFRRVVPPLVNEAISLLKNSSLLSAIAIVELTRAAQLVSSRTFRPFEMFLAISVMYLIMTLTLSFIANRIENRWRVA, encoded by the coding sequence ATGGATTTCAACCTGATCTGGCAGAACATCCCGTACCTGCTCCAGGGCGCGGCCATGACCCTCAAGATCACGGCGCTGGCGCTGGTGTTCGGGGTGCTGCTCGGCACCCTGGTGGCGCTGGCCCGGCTCTCGCCGCTGCGCTGGCTGGCTGGACTGGCACTGGCGTACATCGAGCTGATCCGGGGCACGCCCATGCTGGTGCAGATCTTCCTGATCTTCTTCGGCCTGCCGCAACTGCTGCAGCATCCCATCAACGAGTTCGCGGCGGGCGTGATCGCGTTCTCCATCAATTCCAGCGCGTACGTGGCGGAAATCGTCCGCAGCGGCATCCAGAGCATCGCACGCGGGCAGACCGAGGCGAGCCTGTCGCTGGGCTTCACACCCACGGACACGCTGCGCTACATCGTGCTGCCGCAGGCCTTCCGGCGGGTCGTGCCACCGCTGGTAAACGAGGCGATCAGCCTGCTGAAAAACTCGTCGCTGCTCTCCGCGATTGCCATCGTGGAACTCACGCGGGCGGCGCAGCTCGTGTCCAGCCGCACCTTCCGGCCCTTCGAGATGTTCCTGGCGATCAGCGTGATGTACCTGATCATGACCCTGACCCTGAGCTTCATTGCCAACCGTATCGAGAACCGGTGGCGGGTGGCATGA
- a CDS encoding helix-turn-helix domain-containing protein has translation MTRPADPHAADPQLQPRIGPRLRAARKARGLTLEQLVALTGLDKSFLSRMERDLTSASVASLVNVCAALGIRPGTLFDPPTAHLIRAADAPPVNFGGHDVHEVLLSQGLGGELMVLRSTIDPGGYGGEELYTLDADVSFVTVLSGQLEVMVEDAHYFLGAGDSLTLSSRIPHNWRNPTRTATEVIWITSPHP, from the coding sequence ATGACCCGACCCGCCGACCCCCACGCCGCTGACCCACAACTCCAGCCGCGCATCGGCCCCCGCCTGCGGGCCGCCCGCAAGGCCCGGGGTCTGACACTGGAACAGCTCGTCGCGCTGACCGGCCTGGACAAGTCCTTCCTGAGCCGCATGGAACGCGACCTGACCAGCGCGTCCGTGGCCTCGCTGGTGAACGTCTGCGCCGCGCTGGGCATCCGGCCCGGCACGCTGTTCGATCCGCCCACCGCCCATCTGATCCGCGCCGCCGACGCGCCGCCCGTGAACTTCGGCGGGCACGACGTGCACGAGGTGCTGCTCTCGCAGGGCCTGGGCGGCGAGCTGATGGTGCTGCGCAGCACCATCGACCCCGGCGGCTACGGCGGCGAGGAACTGTACACCCTGGACGCCGACGTGTCCTTCGTGACGGTGCTCAGCGGCCAGCTGGAAGTGATGGTCGAGGACGCCCACTACTTTCTCGGGGCGGGCGACAGCCTGACGCTCTCGTCGCGCATTCCGCACAACTGGCGCAACCCCACCCGGACGGCCACCGAGGTCATCTGGATCACCAGTCCCCACCCATGA
- a CDS encoding amino acid ABC transporter ATP-binding protein, with protein MTPADSPATDPIIQISGLNKWFGALHVLRDVNLTVAAGQKVVVLGPSGSGKSTLIRCINKLEAFQQGEITVDGHHLSTLRRLEPVRREVGMVFQQLNLFPHMTVLRNVMLAPIKLRGLSEAEARDRAMTLLRRVGIEEQADKHAAQLSGGQQQRVAIARALAMEPKIMLFDEPTSALDPEMVGEVLDVMRGLATGGMTMLVVTHEMGFARDVADRVLFMDRGEVLEDAPPAEFFRQPKLERTRTFLQRVAHH; from the coding sequence ATGACCCCAGCCGACAGCCCGGCCACCGATCCGATCATCCAGATCAGCGGCCTGAACAAGTGGTTCGGCGCGCTGCACGTCCTCAGGGATGTGAACCTGACCGTGGCGGCGGGGCAGAAGGTCGTGGTGCTCGGCCCGTCCGGCAGCGGCAAGAGCACCCTGATCCGCTGCATCAACAAACTGGAGGCCTTCCAGCAGGGCGAGATCACCGTGGACGGCCATCACCTGAGCACCCTGAGGCGCCTGGAACCCGTCCGGCGCGAGGTCGGCATGGTGTTCCAGCAGTTAAACCTGTTTCCACACATGACCGTGCTGCGCAACGTGATGCTCGCGCCCATCAAACTGCGCGGGCTGAGCGAAGCCGAGGCCAGGGACCGCGCCATGACACTGCTGCGCCGCGTGGGCATCGAGGAGCAGGCCGACAAGCATGCCGCGCAGCTCTCGGGGGGGCAGCAGCAGCGGGTCGCCATTGCCCGCGCCCTGGCGATGGAGCCCAAGATCATGCTCTTCGACGAGCCCACCAGTGCCCTCGACCCCGAGATGGTGGGCGAGGTGCTGGACGTGATGCGGGGCCTCGCGACCGGCGGCATGACCATGCTGGTCGTCACGCACGAGATGGGCTTCGCCCGCGACGTCGCGGACCGCGTGCTGTTCATGGACCGGGGCGAGGTGCTGGAGGACGCCCCGCCCGCCGAGTTCTTCCGCCAGCCGAAGCTGGAACGCACCCGCACCTTCCTGCAACGGGTGGCGCACCACTGA
- the speB gene encoding agmatinase: MPHYEPADSFETPRFTGVRTFMRLPHVTDLDGVDFAVIGTPFDTGASYRVGARFGPAAIRAASALQRPFNAAQKIRVFDHLSGVDYGDLPTVPGQIEASYGRIVAALTPIVQAGVTPVLLGGDHSVTLAHLRAVSAVHGPLALVHFDSHSDTWDSYFGFQYNHGTSFKRAAEEGILDPAASIQIGMRGPLYAPEDLEVARNLGFEVIDGYELPAFTPEALAQRVRARVGTRPVFLTFDVDFVDPAFAPGTGTPEVGGPTSRQALDYLRALHSAGSGGLNLVGCDVVEVLPAYDHGEVTALLAATVAYELITLLALNKRDGRA, encoded by the coding sequence ATGCCCCATTACGAACCCGCCGATTCCTTCGAGACGCCGCGCTTCACCGGCGTGCGCACCTTCATGCGCCTGCCGCACGTGACCGACCTGGACGGCGTGGATTTCGCGGTGATCGGCACGCCCTTCGACACGGGCGCGTCCTACCGCGTGGGCGCGCGTTTCGGCCCGGCCGCGATCCGCGCCGCCAGCGCCCTCCAGCGGCCCTTCAACGCCGCGCAGAAGATCCGCGTGTTCGACCACCTGTCCGGCGTGGACTACGGCGACCTGCCGACCGTGCCCGGCCAGATCGAGGCGTCGTACGGGCGGATCGTGGCCGCGCTGACGCCCATCGTGCAGGCCGGGGTCACGCCGGTGCTGCTGGGCGGGGACCACAGCGTCACGCTGGCGCATCTGCGGGCGGTCTCGGCCGTGCACGGGCCGCTCGCACTGGTGCACTTCGACTCGCACAGCGATACGTGGGACAGCTACTTCGGCTTCCAGTACAACCACGGCACGTCCTTCAAGCGCGCGGCCGAGGAGGGCATCCTCGATCCGGCGGCCAGCATCCAGATCGGCATGCGCGGCCCGCTGTATGCCCCTGAGGATCTGGAGGTAGCCCGAAATCTGGGCTTCGAGGTCATCGACGGCTACGAGCTGCCCGCCTTCACGCCCGAAGCCCTGGCGCAGCGCGTGCGGGCGCGGGTGGGGACGCGCCCGGTGTTCCTGACCTTCGACGTGGATTTCGTCGATCCGGCCTTCGCGCCCGGCACCGGCACACCGGAAGTCGGCGGCCCGACCAGCCGGCAGGCGCTCGACTATCTGCGGGCGCTGCACAGTGCGGGTTCGGGCGGCCTGAACCTCGTCGGCTGCGACGTGGTCGAAGTCCTGCCCGCCTACGACCACGGCGAGGTCACGGCGCTGCTGGCCGCCACCGTCGCCTATGAACTCATCACGTTGCTCGCGCTGAACAAACGGGATGGCCGCGCATGA
- a CDS encoding PLP-dependent aminotransferase family protein — protein sequence MTPVLKSVQTTLTEGVIELGVGHPTLDMLPLTFMQQAAAHRFAQGDPSFLQYGAEWGDGFLRTELAAFLTGQYAFPVDPEELFISGGVSQALDLICAMFTQPGDAIIVEDPTYFLALDIFRNHRLRIVAAPVDAHGLEVDALAALVAAHRPRLVYTIPTHQNPTGATLSAERRLQLVNLAQEHDFLVVADEVYHLLTYGDLPPPSLAAHVGTGQVISLGSFSKILAPGTRLGWISARADRLEVLARNGMVASGGGFSPLGSALIRSMIELGLLPRYIQGLRDTFRVRAAALTDALRALPVTFLPPQGGYFVWLTLPGGLDSAALLDGAVPQGVRFQPGNRFSPEHTQADKIRLCFAYYAEDDLREGVRRLGQALRAGV from the coding sequence ATGACCCCTGTCCTGAAAAGCGTCCAGACTACCCTCACCGAGGGCGTGATCGAACTGGGTGTGGGCCACCCCACGCTGGACATGCTGCCGCTGACGTTCATGCAGCAGGCCGCCGCGCACCGGTTCGCGCAGGGCGATCCGTCGTTCCTGCAATACGGCGCCGAGTGGGGCGACGGCTTCCTGCGCACCGAACTGGCCGCGTTCCTGACCGGCCAGTACGCCTTTCCCGTCGACCCGGAGGAACTGTTCATCTCCGGCGGGGTGTCGCAGGCGCTCGACCTGATCTGCGCCATGTTCACGCAGCCGGGCGACGCGATCATCGTCGAAGACCCCACGTACTTCCTGGCGCTGGACATCTTCCGCAACCACCGCCTGAGGATCGTGGCCGCGCCCGTGGACGCACACGGCCTGGAGGTGGACGCCCTGGCTGCGCTGGTGGCCGCGCACCGCCCGCGCCTGGTGTACACCATCCCTACCCACCAGAACCCGACCGGCGCGACCCTGAGTGCTGAACGTCGTCTACAGCTCGTGAATCTCGCGCAGGAGCACGACTTCCTGGTCGTCGCCGACGAGGTCTATCACCTCCTGACCTACGGCGATCTGCCCCCGCCGTCGCTGGCGGCGCATGTGGGCACCGGGCAGGTCATCAGCCTGGGGTCGTTCAGCAAGATCCTCGCGCCTGGCACGCGTCTGGGCTGGATCAGCGCGCGGGCCGATCGGCTGGAGGTGCTCGCCCGCAACGGCATGGTCGCCAGCGGCGGGGGGTTCAGTCCGCTGGGCAGCGCCCTGATCCGCAGCATGATCGAACTGGGCCTGCTGCCCCGGTACATTCAGGGCCTGCGCGACACCTTCCGCGTCCGCGCCGCTGCCCTGACGGACGCGCTGCGGGCCCTGCCGGTCACGTTCCTGCCGCCGCAGGGCGGGTATTTCGTGTGGCTCACGCTGCCCGGCGGCCTGGACAGTGCCGCGCTGCTGGACGGCGCCGTTCCGCAGGGCGTGCGCTTCCAGCCGGGCAATCGCTTCAGCCCGGAGCACACGCAGGCCGACAAGATCCGGCTGTGCTTCGCGTACTACGCCGAGGACGACCTGCGCGAGGGCGTCCGGCGGCTCGGTCAGGCGCTCAGGGCCGGCGTCTGA
- a CDS encoding alpha-hydroxy acid oxidase: MTTDLPYLNLREMEVAAASVLSPAALAYYVGGANDEVTLRANREGYAALRLRPRMLVDVTAIDLRTTVLGLPLDFPVGIAPCALHGLVHPDAEVATARAAASVGSVMTLSTMSHRPLEDVAQAAPERLWFQLYLYHDREVSRALIQRAQASGARALVLTVDAPYLGRREAILRTPVHIAPGTVLPNVGPRTPGSEGVDDLSYFNTLLDKGLSWADLAWLRAQTTLPIVLKGLLTAEDAALAVEHGCHVWVSNHGGRQLDTAVTALEALPEIVDAVAGRAEIYLDGGVTRGTDVLKSLALGAKAVFIARPALYGLALGGEAGVRHTLELLRGELRLAMALCGKVQISDLGPDLIFPH; encoded by the coding sequence ATGACGACTGACCTGCCCTACCTGAACCTCCGCGAGATGGAGGTGGCCGCCGCCAGCGTCCTCTCCCCGGCCGCGCTCGCGTACTACGTGGGCGGCGCGAATGACGAGGTCACGCTGCGCGCCAACCGCGAGGGGTACGCGGCCCTGCGCCTGCGGCCCCGCATGCTGGTGGACGTCACGGCCATCGACCTCCGGACGACCGTGCTGGGCCTGCCGCTGGACTTTCCGGTCGGGATCGCTCCGTGCGCCCTGCACGGCCTGGTCCATCCGGACGCCGAGGTCGCCACCGCCCGCGCCGCCGCCAGCGTGGGCAGCGTCATGACCCTGAGTACCATGAGCCACCGTCCCCTGGAGGACGTCGCGCAGGCCGCCCCGGAGCGGCTGTGGTTCCAGCTGTACCTGTACCACGACCGCGAGGTGAGCCGCGCCCTGATCCAGCGTGCCCAGGCCAGTGGCGCCCGCGCCCTGGTGCTCACCGTGGACGCCCCCTACCTGGGCCGCCGCGAGGCGATCCTCCGCACGCCCGTGCATATCGCGCCCGGCACGGTGCTGCCGAATGTCGGCCCGCGCACCCCCGGCAGCGAGGGAGTAGACGACCTGAGCTACTTCAACACGCTCCTCGACAAGGGCCTGTCCTGGGCAGATCTGGCGTGGCTGCGCGCCCAGACCACGCTGCCCATCGTCCTCAAGGGCCTGCTGACCGCTGAGGACGCCGCCCTGGCCGTGGAGCACGGGTGTCACGTGTGGGTGAGCAACCATGGGGGCCGTCAGCTGGACACCGCCGTGACCGCGCTGGAGGCCCTGCCGGAGATCGTGGACGCCGTGGCAGGCCGCGCCGAGATCTACCTCGACGGTGGCGTGACGCGCGGCACCGATGTCCTCAAGTCGCTGGCGCTGGGCGCGAAGGCCGTGTTCATCGCGCGGCCCGCGCTGTATGGGCTGGCGCTGGGAGGCGAGGCCGGCGTGCGGCACACGCTGGAACTGCTGCGCGGGGAACTGCGGCTGGCGATGGCCCTGTGCGGCAAGGTCCAGATCAGCGACCTGGGGCCGGACCTGATCTTCCCGCACTGA